One Xyrauchen texanus isolate HMW12.3.18 chromosome 34, RBS_HiC_50CHRs, whole genome shotgun sequence genomic window carries:
- the LOC127627341 gene encoding zinc finger protein 501-like, whose protein sequence is MEFIKEESVNMSDPEHCRIKIEDTEEQTGLLKLNEMEEGIHQYQKLHHFTTGETSFSCSQTENTFKQESVQRTAAENSLTCTQCGKSFKRRGDLNKHLMIHTGEKPFTCLQCGKSFTFKSNLNEHVRIHSEEKPFTCIQCGKSFKQNGDLKKHMRIHTGEKPFTCNECGKSLSCKAVLKVHMRIHTGKKPFTCLECGKRFTFKSNLNEHKKIHTGEMPFTCHQCGKTFRYKYCLNSHLHIHSKERSFNCDQCSKTFVSALHLKRHLKTHMTEKPHLCSICGKRLSSRGYLKEHQKIHTGVRDHVCSECGKTFLTIDSLKKHQIIHSGEKPYKCSHCGKNFNRSGTLKTHERVHTGEKPYHCASCGKSFKQSSNLQVHLKKRCLKSQVHLQVKQVKC, encoded by the exons AG GCCTGTTGAAACTAAATGAAATGGAGGAGGGAATACATCAGTATCAGAAACTGCATCATTTCACAACTGGAGAAACATCTTTTAGTTGCTCACAGACTGAAAATACTTTCAAACAAGAAAGTGTTCAAAGAACAGCAGCCGAAAATTCTCTcacatgcactcagtgtggaaaaagtttcaaaCGAAGAGGCGATCTTAATAAACATCTGATGatccacactggagaaaagcctttcacatGTCTTCAGTGTGGAAAAAGCTTCACATTTAAATCAAACCTTAATGAACACGTAAGAATCCACAGCGAAGAGAAGCCTTTTACATgcattcagtgtggaaagagcttCAAACAAAATGGAGATCTTAAAAAACACAtgagaatccacactggagagaagcctttcacatgcaatGAGTGTGGAAAGAGCCTCTCATGTAAAGCAGTTCTTAAAGTCCACATGAGGATTCACACAGGAAAGAAGCCTTTTACATGTCTTGAgtgtggaaagagattcacaTTTAAATCAAACCTTAATGAACACAAAaaaatccacactggagagaTGCCTTTCACGTGCCATCAATGTGGAAAGACCTTCAGATACAAATACTGCCTTAATAGTCATTTGCACATCCATTCTAAGGAAAGATcatttaactgtgatcagtgCAGTAAAACATTTGTCTCGGCATTACACCTTAAAAGACACctgaaaacccatatgactgagaAGCCTCACTTGTGTTCTATCTGTGGAAAAAGGCTTTCAAGTCGGGGCTATTTAAAagagcaccagaaaatacatactGGTGTGAGAGATCATGTATGTTCTGAGTGTGGGAAAACCTTCCTCACAATTGACAGCTTGAAGAAGCACCAAATAATTCATTCGGGAGAAAAACCCTACAAGTGCTCGCATTGTGGAAAGAACTTCAATCGATCAGGgaccctgaaaacacacgagcgagtgcatactggagagaagccatatcACTGCGCTTCATGTGGGAAATCTTTCAAACAATCGAGTAATCTACAGGTTCATTTGAAAAAGCGTTGTTTAAAATCACAAGTTCATCTTCAAGTCAAACAAGTTAAGTGTTAA
- the LOC127627844 gene encoding gastrula zinc finger protein XlCGF8.2DB-like translates to MEVIKEESDNTSDPEHCRIKIEDTEEQTGLLELTEVKEKNHQYQKPHHIITGENATCLQCGKTFTSEAVLKHHMIIHTGEEPFTCPQCGKSFRYKVNLRRHIRIHTGEMPFPCYPCGKSFRYKSSLDSHMHIHSGERSFNCDQCNKTFLLESYLKRHLKNHANEKPHLCSVCGKRLSSVYCLKDHQKMHTGVRDHVCSECGKSFTTAEGLKKHQIIHTGEKPYKCSHCGKNFNRSGSLKTHKRVHTGEKPYRCTSCGKTFKQLCSLQAHLKKRCPKSCRVEN, encoded by the exons atgGAGGttattaaagaggagagtgaCAACACGAGTGATCCAGAACACTGCAGAATTAAAATCGAAGATACTGAAGAACAAACAG GCCTGTTGGAACTAACTGAAGTGAAGGAGAAAAACCATCAATATCAGAAACCACATCATATCATAACTGGAGAAAATGccacatgccttcagtgtggcAAGACCTTTACATCTGAAGCAGTTCTTAAACACCACAtgataattcacactggagaggaGCCTTTTACatgtcctcagtgtggaaagagcttCAGATATAAAGTAAATCTTAGAAGGCACATAcgaatccacactggagagatGCCTTTCCCATGCTATCCATGTGGAAAGAGCTTCAGATACAAAAGCAGTCTCGATAGTCATATGCACATCCATTCTGGAGAAAGGTCCTTTAACTGTGATCAGTGCAATAAAACATTTCTTTTGGAATCATACTTAAAAAGACACCTgaaaaatcatgcaaatgagAAGCCTCACTTGTGTTCTGTCTGTGGAAAAAGGCTTTCAAGTGTGTATTGTTTAAAAGATCACCAGAAAATGCACACCGGTGTGAGAGATCATGTATGTTCTGAGTGTGGGAAATCCTTCACTACAGCTGAAGGCTTGAAGAAGCaccaaataattcatactgggGAAAAACcctacaagtgctcacactgtggaaagaactTCAATCGATCAGGAAGCCTGAAAACACACAAgcgagtgcatactggagagaaaccatatcGATGCACTTCATGTGGGAAAACTTTCAAACAATTATGTAGTCTACAGGCTCATTTGAAAAAGCGTTGCCCAAAATCATGTAGGGTTGAAAATTAA